From Dictyoglomus sp. NZ13-RE01, one genomic window encodes:
- a CDS encoding tRNA pseudouridine(38-40) synthase TruA translates to MPNWKLTISYFGKDFYGFQKQKDKRTVQGVLENILKDIFQEDIRIIGAGRTDRGVHAINQVVNFKTEKDFHIEKLKYVLNSLLPRDITLKDLEIVGDDFHARYSAKNKTYMYIIYNSKNISPFLWDFTWQISKSLNVDLLMRSAELILGEHDFINFCSLDEKKNTIIKIESAYWEKKGEFLFFFITASHFLRKMVRFLVGGMVEVGLEKKDIEEWKLYLEKKFDKRFGKCAPSEGLYLLNVKY, encoded by the coding sequence ATGCCTAACTGGAAGCTGACTATATCATATTTTGGAAAAGATTTTTATGGTTTTCAAAAGCAGAAAGATAAAAGAACAGTTCAGGGGGTATTGGAGAATATTTTAAAAGATATCTTTCAGGAGGATATAAGGATAATTGGGGCTGGAAGAACCGATAGAGGGGTGCATGCAATAAATCAGGTAGTAAATTTTAAAACAGAGAAAGATTTTCATATAGAAAAGCTTAAATACGTTTTGAACTCTTTGCTACCAAGAGATATAACATTAAAAGACTTGGAAATTGTTGGTGATGATTTTCATGCAAGATATAGTGCGAAAAACAAAACTTACATGTATATAATTTATAATTCAAAGAATATTTCTCCTTTTTTGTGGGATTTTACATGGCAAATTTCTAAGTCTTTAAATGTAGATTTACTTATGAGATCTGCAGAATTAATTCTTGGGGAGCACGATTTCATTAATTTTTGTTCCTTAGATGAGAAAAAGAATACTATAATAAAGATAGAATCTGCATATTGGGAGAAAAAGGGAGAGTTTTTATTTTTTTTTATTACTGCTTCCCATTTTTTAAGAAAAATGGTAAGATTTCTTGTAGGAGGGATGGTAGAGGTAGGTTTAGAGAAAAAAGACATTGAAGAATGGAAGTTGTATTTGGAAAAGAAATTTGATAAAAGATTTGGAAAATGTGCTCCCTCTGAAGGATTATATCTTTTAAATGTTAAATATTGA
- a CDS encoding 50S ribosomal protein L13, producing the protein MSSYMAKKEEIKREWYLVDAKGKTLGRLASEIAKILRGKHKPIYTPHVDTGDFVVVINAKDVVLTGKKEETKTYFTHSGYPGGHRIIPFKVMKEKHPERIIYLAVKGMLPKNALGRKMIKKLKVYAGPEHPHSAQQPKELKI; encoded by the coding sequence ATGTCAAGTTACATGGCAAAAAAAGAAGAGATAAAGAGAGAATGGTATCTGGTAGATGCAAAGGGAAAGACCCTTGGAAGGTTGGCATCAGAAATTGCTAAAATTTTAAGGGGTAAGCATAAACCTATTTATACTCCTCATGTGGATACAGGAGATTTTGTTGTAGTTATCAATGCAAAAGATGTGGTACTTACTGGGAAAAAGGAAGAAACAAAGACATACTTTACCCATTCAGGATATCCTGGAGGACATAGAATTATACCTTTCAAAGTAATGAAGGAGAAGCATCCTGAAAGAATAATTTATCTGGCTGTAAAGGGCATGCTTCCCAAAAATGCTTTAGGGAGAAAGATGATAAAAAAGTTAAAGGTTTATGCTGGTCCTGAACATCCTCATTCAGCTCAACAACCTAAGGAATTAAAAATTTAG
- a CDS encoding 30S ribosomal protein S9 encodes MLELGAQETKIIHEVGSRKTARVKVWLRYPGEGKIIVNDKPMEEYFGGRTFFHVIARKPLELTGMKDQVDIIADAIGGGVSAQAQALAHGISKALTVLNPDLRSILKKEGLLKRDPREKERKKYGLKRARRAPQYSKR; translated from the coding sequence ATGTTGGAGTTAGGAGCTCAAGAAACTAAAATAATTCATGAGGTTGGAAGTAGAAAGACTGCAAGGGTAAAAGTTTGGCTTCGTTATCCAGGGGAAGGAAAGATCATAGTAAATGATAAGCCAATGGAAGAGTATTTTGGCGGTAGAACCTTTTTCCATGTTATTGCAAGAAAACCTTTAGAACTTACTGGCATGAAGGATCAGGTAGATATTATTGCGGATGCAATTGGCGGAGGAGTCTCTGCACAGGCACAAGCTTTAGCTCATGGTATTTCAAAGGCTTTAACTGTGCTTAATCCAGATCTTAGAAGTATTTTGAAAAAAGAAGGATTATTAAAGAGAGATCCAAGAGAAAAAGAGAGAAAGAAGTATGGATTAAAGAGAGCAAGAAGAGCTCCTCAATACTCAAAGCGTTAA
- a CDS encoding AMMECR1 domain-containing protein — translation MDLKEFIISLAKRAVITYLKEGRIIEPPEDLPPELKKRGGAFVSIHTKDGRLRGCIGTIQPTCKNLAYEIIQNAISSATRDPRFPPVTLDEIENLEFSVDILSPLEEVSDISKLDPKKYGVVVERGWRRGVLLPDLEGVDTIEEQLEIALAKAGISPDEDYKIYRFRVDRYKENE, via the coding sequence ATGGATTTAAAAGAATTTATTATTTCTTTAGCTAAAAGGGCAGTTATTACTTATTTAAAGGAAGGAAGAATTATAGAGCCTCCCGAAGATCTTCCTCCTGAACTTAAAAAGAGGGGAGGCGCTTTTGTTTCCATCCATACAAAAGATGGTAGACTAAGGGGATGCATTGGAACAATTCAGCCCACATGTAAAAATTTGGCATATGAAATAATACAAAATGCTATAAGTTCTGCTACAAGAGATCCAAGATTTCCTCCAGTAACTTTGGATGAAATTGAAAATTTAGAGTTTTCAGTAGATATTCTATCTCCGTTAGAAGAAGTTAGTGATATCTCAAAGTTGGATCCTAAAAAGTATGGAGTAGTTGTAGAAAGAGGATGGAGGAGGGGGGTTTTACTTCCTGACTTGGAAGGTGTAGATACTATTGAGGAACAATTGGAAATTGCATTGGCAAAAGCGGGTATATCTCCAGATGAAGATTATAAAATTTATAGATTTAGAGTGGATCGTTACAAAGAAAATGAATGA